Within Deinococcus actinosclerus, the genomic segment CGCCGCTGATGAGTGTCCGCCCACCGGGCACCAGGAGGCTCAGGTGCCCCGGGGTGTGTCCGGGCGTGGCGATGACGCGCACGCCGCCGGGCAGCTGGTCTCCGTCACGCAGGGGCCGCTGCACGGGCACGCGGACAGGGTCGCGGGTCAGCATGGCGCGCAGGGGGGCGCTCAGCTGGGGGTCGCCCAGCATGGCCTGCGCCTGTTCGGGGCTGGGCAGTTTCTGCGCGCGGCGCGCGCCGGTCACGTAGGGCACCTCGTCTTCCAGGGCGTACACCTCGGCGCCAGTGGCCCGCACGATGTCCTCCAGGCTGCCGATGTGGTCGAGGTCGTGGTGCGTGACGACCACGCGCCGCACCTGGCCCAGCGCGTACCCCGCTTGGGCGAGTTCGGCCGTGATGGCCTCCAGCATGCCGGGCAGGCCGGTGTCCACCAGGGTCAGGGTGTGGTCCGGTCCGGCCAGCGCGACCGGGTGGATCAGGGTGGGGCCGTCCAGCAGGGTGGCGGGCAGGTCCAGGACGATCACGTCACCGAGGCGTTGCATGCGTGAAGGGTACCCCGCGCCGGGTGGGCGGGGCGCTTCAGTCTCCCTTCATTCTAGCTGCTCGGCTTCTTCCAGGGTGATGCCCAGCAGGCCGTCCACGTCGAGCAGCGTGACCTGCTGGCCGTTGCTCTTCACGAGCCCGGCGTGTTGCAGGCGGCGCATGACGCGCGAGACGGTCTCGCGGCTTGACGAGATGCGCGCCATGATGTCCTGGGTGCTCAGGGGCAGCACCTCGGGGTGGGGCACGCCCGCGCCGACGCGCTGCTGGTAGAGGTTCGTGAAGACGTGACTCAGGGCCGCCTCGGTGTTCAGGCCGAAGGCGATCAGTTCGTCGTTCAGGAACGTGATGCGCTGCACGAGCAGGGCGCTGAGGTTCCACAGCACGTCGGGGTGGCGGCGCAGGATCTGGCGGAAGTGCTCGCGGTACAGCATCAGGGAGGTCACGTCGCTCAGGGCGCGGACGGTGGCGCTGCGTTCCCCGTCGCCCAGTACGGCGGTCTCGCCGACGACGGCGGGCGCGTAGACGTCACCCATGACGCGTTCGCGGCTGCCCAGGCTGACCCGCGAGACGCGCACGACGCCGTGCGTGATCAGGTACAGCGCCTCGCCCTGGGCGTCCTGTTCCAGGATGACCTGTCCGGCGCGGAAGTGCCGCTCGGTGGTCACGCGCGCGGCTTCCTGAAGCGCTTCCGGCGGCACGTTCCGGAACAGGGGGGATAGTTGAAGGTCGTCCAGCCGGGGCATGTCGCACCATCCTAGCCTGCTGAGGCTTCCCTGAACAGTCTGACCGTTCAGAAAGGAGCGCCGCGGCGCGCACCCACGCGCAGTTTTTCGGCCGCCCGTCCGCGCGGCGGCGGTTCCCGGGGCCAGAGCGCCGCGCCGAGCGGGTAACATGCCCCGCGTGAGTCTTCCGCTTTCCGTGCCGCCCGCCCTGGAGGGCCGCGACCTGCAGCAGGCGTTCGGACCGCAGACCGTCCTGCGCGGCGTGACGCTGCAGGTGCGTCCCGGGGAGGTGGTGGCCGTGACCGGGCCGTCCGGCAGCGGCAAGAGCACCCTGCTGCACCTGCTGGGCGGGCTGGACACCCCGCAGGGCGGCGAGGTGTACTGGGCGGGCACGCGCGTGGACACGCTGGGCACCCAGGTGCGCGCGCAGCGCCGGGCCGCGCAGCTCGGGCTGGTGTTCCAGCACCATTACCTGCTGGAGGACCTGAGCGTGCTGGACAACGTGCTGATTCCCACCCGTCTGTCCGGCCGGGGGGACGAGGGGCGCGCCCGCGACCTGCTGGGCCGCGTGGGGCTGGCCGGGCGTGAGGGGGCCTATCCCGGCGTGCTCAGCGGCGGCGAGCGGCAGCGCGTGGCGGTGGCCCGCGCCCTGGCGGCGCACCCGGCGGCGGTGCTGGCCGATGAACCCACCGGCAGTCTGGACCGCGCGAATGCGCAGGCGGTGGCGCAGCTTCTCGTGAACCTCGCGCGCGAGGAGGGCGCGGGGGTGCTGCTGGTTACGCACGATGACCGGCTCACCCGTTACGCGGACCGTACCCTGCACCTGCTGGACGGCCAGTTCACGGACGAGGCCCCGGACTTCGCCTGAGGCGGGCCTGCGCCGGCGTGGAGCGGTCCGGGGGTGGGGCCTGCCGGCGGGGGGCAGCGTGAAAGCCGCCCGGCGCGGGGCGCGGGCGGCTGGGACACGGCGGGTTTACTGCTTGATGATCTGCGCGTCCTTGGGCAGCTGCCGGATGGCCGCGGCGGTGATGCCGCTGTTCACCTTGTAGCTGCTGACGGTCAGGTCCGCGACGGTCTTGCCGCCGCTGAGCAGCTGGATGCGGGTGGGGCGCCAGCCGGCCTCGGTGATCCAGACGCGGCTGCTGTCACCGCCGCCGGTCTTGGGGGTGGCTTCGAGCTGGTACACGCGCTTCCCGGCGCTGCCGCTCGTGCCGAGCAGCTTGACGTTGTAGCGCGCGAGCATGCTGGCGGTGTTCGTCAGCTGCGTGAAGTCCAGGCCCAGGCCGGCCTGATCGGCGGCCTTCTGGGCGCTGGTGACCGTGATCTGGTTCGTGAGGTACATGTACTGGCGGATCTCGGTCTTGTCGGCGACGATCACGTTGTCGGCCAGGGCGTCGGGCGCCATGAACTGCACGCGCGCGAGGCTCTGGGCGGGAATCGCCTTGACGGTCAGGTCGATCTTCTGGCCGGCGCTGTCGAAGCTAGCGTTGCCGCTCAGGCGGAAGGTGACGTCCTTGGCGGCCTTCTGGGCGGCGTCCACCTTGTTCACGATGTCCTGCGCGCTCTGGGCGCCCGCGACACTCAGGAGGCCCGCAAGGAGGGTCAGGGTCAGGCGTTTGCTCATGCGCGCAGTATCCCGCGCTCCCTCATGAGAAGGGAGCCGCGGGGCTGATGAATGGTTTAACGTCGCGCCAGGACGGCATTTACCGTCACAATCCGGTCAGCAGACGGCCCGGGGACAGCTCAGGGGCGGCCGAGGTCGAACTGGTAGCCGACCTTCACGCCGAAGCCCAGCGCCCCGTCCAGGCCGCGCCCGCCCGCGACGTCCACGTTCAGGAGGCCGCTGCCGGCCGGCACCGCCGCGTTCAGGCCCGCGCGCAGGGGCGAGGCGGCCGCCCGCCACGGCTCGTAGGCCGCGTAGGCGCGCAGGGTGCTGCCCTCGCCCAGCAGGTCGGGGGCCGCCACGCTGCCGCTCAGGCCCCAGGCGCGCTGGCGGGTCTGAACGCGGCGCCAGTCCTGCACGCCGGCCAGCGCGTCGAGGTTCAGGGTGATCCCGGCCGGGGTGGCGTACCCCACGCCGCCCGTGATGGCCAGCAGGTCCGCGCCGGCCCGCACGCCCGCGCGCCAGTTCACGGTACCCGTCACCTCGGTCTCCGGCGCCGGGATGGGCGCCGGGTCGCTGCCGTCCCCGCTGGCCTCGGGCTGGTCGGCCGGGTCGGGCGGCACGATCCGGGTCAGGGGGCGGCGGCCCTCCACGCCCAGCGTGGCGTGCGCCTGCGGCCCGGCCTCGCCGCCCACCACGGCCACCAGATCGCGGTTCACCCGGTAGCGGACACTCAGGTCGGCGTTCCAGCCCTTCAGGCGCAGGTCGACCGGGGCCTGCGCGTAGGCGGCCAGCGGGTCGTTCACGGTGGCGGGCACCGTGAAGGCGGCGCCGCCGGCCGTCACGGCGACCGGCCCGGCACTGCCGCTGGCGCGGCTGCTCAGGCGGTAGCCCTGCCGGGTCACGGTCAGGTCCGTGCTGGCGGTCACGGCCGCCAGGGGCGGCAGGCTCAGGCCCCGGCGGTAGCCGACGCTCAGGGCGCGGGTGGAGACGCTGCCACTCAGGGTGCCGCCCCCCAGGGCCACGTCATCCACGCCGGCGCGGGCCCAGACGGGCCAGGACCAGGGCGACTGCGGCTGGACGTACGCCACGCCGAAATTCAGGCTGGTCGCGTGAGCGGTGGTCAGGGCAGGCGCCGTGAGCAGGCCGCCCAGCAGGACGGCGCGCAGGGAAAATCGCAGGGACATGGGGGCAGCGTAGCAGTCCGCGTCCACCCGGGCGGCCCACTTCATGATCCGGTCAGCTTCGCGTGAGCCTGCGGGGCTACGCTGGGCGGCATGCGTCCCCTGCTCGCCGTGACTGCTGTCCTGCCCGCCCTCGCCCTGGGGGCCTGCGCTCCCCTGCAACAGATCGTGCAGGTGCCGCAGGTCGAGGTGCAGGGCGTGCGCCTGACCAGCCTGACCCTCCCCGGCGGCTTCGGCAGCGCCCCGGTCGCGAACCTGACCATGAACCTGCGCGTCACGAACCCCAACCCGCTGCCGCTGCGGGTGGCGAACCTCGCGGGATCCCTGATCATCGACGGGGCGAACGTCGGGGACGTGACCTTCCCGAACGTGGCCATCCCGGCCCGCGGCGCGGCGGACCAGCTCGCGCAGGTGAGCGTGCCGGTCACGCTGAACACCGCCGCGTCGTTCCTGAAGGTGGCGCGTGGGCAGCTCGTGACCTACCGCGTGGACGGCGGCTTCACCGCTGACTTCGGCCCGCTGGGCCTGCAGCAGTTCGGGCCGTTCACGCTGTCGCAGGGCCAGTGGAAGCAAAGCCCGATCATCCCCTTCTGACGCCTGGAGCGCGCCGGGCCGGCCCTGGCCCGCACCGGCGCGCTACCCTGCGGGCGTGAGTGACCCCGCCTCCCCCACCGGCCGTCCCGACCCGCAGCGGGCCTGGGCGTTCCTCCCGGCTTCTCCCCTGACCGGCGCGCCGGACGGGCCGCTGCGGGGGCTGAGCTTCAGCGTGAAGGACCTGTTCGGCGTGACCGGCTGGCCGCTGCGCGCGAGCACCCGCGCGCCGGTGCCGGATCCCGGCGTGAGCCCGCTGGTCGAGCGGCTCCTGGCGCTGGGCGCCAGCGCGGCCGGGAAGACGCACCTGCACGAGATCGCGCTGGGCATCACGGGCCTGAACGGCTTCGGCGGCACCGGGCACCCCACCCTGCCGGGGCGCGTGCCGGGCGGCAGCAGCAGCGGCGCGGCCGTCAGCGTGGCCCTGAAGCAGGTGGACTTCGCCCTGGGCACCGACACGGGCGGCAGTATCCGCGTGCCGGCCGCGTGGTGCGGCGTGGTGGGGTTCAAACCCACCAAGGATCACCCGGCGTGGCCGACAGGCGGCGTTCTGCCGCTGTCCGTGACCTGCGATCACGCGGGCCCGCTGGCGCGGGACGTGGCGACC encodes:
- a CDS encoding MBL fold metallo-hydrolase, with protein sequence MQRLGDVIVLDLPATLLDGPTLIHPVALAGPDHTLTLVDTGLPGMLEAITAELAQAGYALGQVRRVVVTHHDLDHIGSLEDIVRATGAEVYALEDEVPYVTGARRAQKLPSPEQAQAMLGDPQLSAPLRAMLTRDPVRVPVQRPLRDGDQLPGGVRVIATPGHTPGHLSLLVPGGRTLISGDALTSQGGQLSGPLPRATPDLPAAHASVRRLAQEDVQTIVTYHGGVVSDDAGGQLRALAASLA
- a CDS encoding Crp/Fnr family transcriptional regulator gives rise to the protein MPRLDDLQLSPLFRNVPPEALQEAARVTTERHFRAGQVILEQDAQGEALYLITHGVVRVSRVSLGSRERVMGDVYAPAVVGETAVLGDGERSATVRALSDVTSLMLYREHFRQILRRHPDVLWNLSALLVQRITFLNDELIAFGLNTEAALSHVFTNLYQQRVGAGVPHPEVLPLSTQDIMARISSSRETVSRVMRRLQHAGLVKSNGQQVTLLDVDGLLGITLEEAEQLE
- a CDS encoding ABC transporter ATP-binding protein; this translates as MPRVSLPLSVPPALEGRDLQQAFGPQTVLRGVTLQVRPGEVVAVTGPSGSGKSTLLHLLGGLDTPQGGEVYWAGTRVDTLGTQVRAQRRAAQLGLVFQHHYLLEDLSVLDNVLIPTRLSGRGDEGRARDLLGRVGLAGREGAYPGVLSGGERQRVAVARALAAHPAAVLADEPTGSLDRANAQAVAQLLVNLAREEGAGVLLVTHDDRLTRYADRTLHLLDGQFTDEAPDFA
- a CDS encoding outer membrane lipoprotein carrier protein LolA, producing the protein MSKRLTLTLLAGLLSVAGAQSAQDIVNKVDAAQKAAKDVTFRLSGNASFDSAGQKIDLTVKAIPAQSLARVQFMAPDALADNVIVADKTEIRQYMYLTNQITVTSAQKAADQAGLGLDFTQLTNTASMLARYNVKLLGTSGSAGKRVYQLEATPKTGGGDSSRVWITEAGWRPTRIQLLSGGKTVADLTVSSYKVNSGITAAAIRQLPKDAQIIKQ
- a CDS encoding LEA type 2 family protein; this translates as MRPLLAVTAVLPALALGACAPLQQIVQVPQVEVQGVRLTSLTLPGGFGSAPVANLTMNLRVTNPNPLPLRVANLAGSLIIDGANVGDVTFPNVAIPARGAADQLAQVSVPVTLNTAASFLKVARGQLVTYRVDGGFTADFGPLGLQQFGPFTLSQGQWKQSPIIPF